TCGGCTTCACCGACGGCATCCGGCGCGCCCTGGGCCGCGGCGCCGGGGACGCCGACCGGTTCGAGGAGCAGCTCACCGAGCTGCTGGGCTGGTTCGACGGCGGCCAGACGGCCCACCCCGGGGTGCACGCCCGGCCCGCCGAGGGACTGGACGTACCGGCCTTCGTCCTGGCCACCGGCGCGGGCGCCGCCATCGCCGCCCGCGCCGGACTGCCCGTGGTCCTGGGCGACCTGCGCGACCGGGAGCGGCTCGCGGGGGCCGCGGACGCGTACCGCGCCGCGTTCCGGCCGTCCGCCCGCGCCGCGGAGCCGTACGTGGTCGTCTCCGGGACCGTGGCCGTCGCCGCGACCTCCCACGAGGCCCGCAGGATCCTCGTCCCGGAGGCGTGGGCCCTGGCCCGCTCGCGGACCCGGGGCAGCTTCCCCCCGCTGCGCCCCGCCGAGGAGGTGGAGGCCCTGGAGATGTCCCCCAAGGAGCGCGAGCTGTACGAGGGGGCGCTCGCCGGGCACGTCCACGGCACCGAGGAGGAGGTGGCCGCGCAGCTGTCCGAGGTCGCCGCCCTGACCGGCGCCGACGAGCTGCTGGTCACCGCCTCGACGTACGACCGGACGGCCCTGCTGGACTCCTACGGCAGGCTGGCCCGGATCACCGGCCTCTAAAATAGGACGAATGCACCAGCCCGCGGTTCAGCCGCCCGCACCCGGCCCGCACGCCCCGGGCCCCCGCCCCCACGATCCCTACGTCCGGGTCCGGGGCGCGCGGGAGCACAATCTGCGCGGGGTGGACGTCGACGTCCCGCGCGACGCGCTGACCGTCTTCACCGGCGTGTCCGGCTCCGGGAAGAGCTCCCTGGCCTTCGGCACGCTCTACGCGGAGGCCCAGCGGCGGTACTTCGAGTCGGTCGCTCCGTACGCCCGCCGCCTGATCCACCAGGTCGGCGCCCCGAAGGTCGACTCCGTCACCGGGCTGCCGCCGGCCGTGTCGCTGGAGCAGCGGCGCTCCTCCCCCGGCTCGCGCTCCTCCGTGGGGACGGTGACCCTGCTGTCGAACTCCCTGCGGATGCTGTACTCCCGGGCCGGCACCTATCCGCCGGGAGCGGAGCGGCTCGACTCGGACGCGTTCTCGCCCAACACCGCCGCCGGAGCCTGCCCTTCGTGCCAGGGGCTCGGCCGCATCCACCGCACCACCGAACACCTCATGGTCCCCGAGCCCGGACTGTCGATCCGTCAGGGTGCCATCGCGGCCTGGCCCGGAGCCTGGCAGGGCAAGAACCTGCGGGACGTGCTGGAGGCGCTCGGCCACGACGTGGACCGGCCGTGGCGGGAGCTGCCCGCGAAGGACCGCGAGTGGATCCTGTTCACCGACGAGCAGCCGGTGGTGACCGTGCACCCGGTCCGCGACGCCGACCGCATCCAACGGCCCTACCAGGGCACCTACATGAGCGCCCGGCGCTACGTCATGCGCACCTACGCGGACAGCAAGAGCGCGACCCTGCGGGCCCGCGCCGAGACGTTCCTCACCGACTCGCCGTGCCCCGCGTGCGCGGGGCGCCGGCTGCGGCCGGAGGCGCTGGCCGTGACCTTCGCCGGCTACGGGATCGCGGACCTGGCGGCTATGGCGCTGACCGACCTGGACGCCGTACTCGCCGAGGCACCGCCGTCCGGCGAGGCCGGACGGGTGCTGGCCGAGGACCTGCGGTCGCGGATCGGACCCGTCGTCGAGCTCGGGCTGGGCTACCTCGGCCTCGACCGCACCGCGCCCACCCTCTCCGCGGGCGAGTTGCAGCGGCTGCGGCTGGCGACGCAGCTGCGGTCGGGGCTGTTCGGGGTGGTGTACGTCCTGGACGAGCCGTCGGCGGGGCTGCACCCGGCCGACGCCGAGGCCCTGCTCGGAGTGCTGGACCGGCTCAAGGAGGCCGGGAACACGGTGTTCGTGGTGGAACACCACCTGGACGTGGTGCGGCACGCGGACTGGGTGGTGGACGTGGGGCCGCTGGCCGGGGAACACGGTGGTGAGGTGCTGTACAGCGGCCCCCCGGCCGGGCTGGCCGGGGTCGCGCGGTCGGCCACGGCCCGGCACCTGTTCGGGTCGGACGGCGCCGGAGGCGCAGCCGAGGACGGGCCGGCCCCCGGGGCGCGGCCGGTGCGGGAGGCGACCGGGTACGTACAACTGGTCGGGGCCGACCGGCACAACCTGCGCGACGTGGACGTGCGCTTCCCGCTCGGGGTCTTCACGGCCGTGACCGGAGTGTCGGGCTCCGGCAAGTCCACGCTCGTGGGCGAGGTGCTGGCGCGGGAGGTCGGCGAGCGGCTGACGGAGCCCGGCTTCCCCGTACGGCGGCTCGTGGAGGTGGACCAGAAGCCGATCGGCCGGACGCCCCGCTCCAACCTGGCCACGTACACCGGGTTGTTCGACGTGGTGCGCCGGCTCTTCGCGGCGACGCCCCGGGCGCGGGAGCGGGGCTGGAAGGCGGGACGGTTCTCCTTCAACGTGCCGGGCGGCCGGTGCGAGACCTGCCAGGGCGAGGGCTTCGTCTCGGTGGAGCTGCTGTTCCTGCCCAGTACGTACGCGCCCTGTCCGGACTGCGGCGGCGCCCGGTACAACGCGTCCACCCTGGAGGTCCGGTACGCCGGCCTGGACATCGCCGAGGTGCTCGCGCTGACGGTGGAGTCGGCGGCCGGCTTCTTCGCGGAGGTGCCCGCGGCGGCGCGCAGCCTGCGGGCGCTGGAGGAGATCGGGCTGGGCTACCTGCGCCTCGGGCAGCCGGCCACGGAGCTGTCGGGCGGCGAGGCGCAGCGGATCAAACTGGCCACGGAGCTCCAGCGGCTGCGCCGGGACCACACGCTGTACGTACTGGACGAGCCGACGACGGGGCTGCACCCGGCCGACGTACGGGTGCTGCTGCGGCAGTTGCACGGCCTGGTGGACGCCGGGCACACGGTGGTCGTGGTGGAGCACGACATGGACGTGGTGGCGGGGGCGGACCGGGTCGTCGACCTGGGGCCGGGCGGCGGCACGGCGGGCGGCAGGATCGTGGCGGAGGGCACCCCGGCCGAGGTGGCCGCCTCGGGCGCCGGCCGCACGGCGGCCTACCTGGCACGGGCGCTGGCGGCCCGCGGCGGTCCGGCGGCGCGGGCCGACGGTCGGGACTAGGGAGTGCCGTCGACGTCGTGTCGTCCGCCCGCCCGTCGGCCGGCCGCCGGCGGCCGGCCGGCCGGACAGGACTTCGACGACACGACCCAGGCCGCGGGCAGGCCGCATGCCCCCGGGCGGGGACTCCTCGGGCTTCAGGCGTCGCCCGGCAGCAGGTGCTGCGAGAGCTCGCGGAAGCTCCAGCGGCCTTGGCGGCGGGTGAACATCCAGACGAGGTCGTAACGGTCCGGCCAGGCGGCGGGGACCCCGACGAGCCGGTGGGCGCCGAGGGCGCGCACCAGCCGGGGGATGCCGTTCGGCTCCCAGCAGACGAGCACGGGGGTCGGGGCGGCCAGCACGGCCTTGGCGAGGTCCCGTTCCGCGCCGGCGGCGAACTCGGCGCGCACGGGCGTGTGCAGCGCGGCGGCCAGGGGCGCCACGGTCTGCCGGCACCGTTCGGCGGCCGCCTTGCCGCCGGCCGCGAAGACGGTGGCGGGACGGGGCAGCGAGGCACTGGCCGCGGGCGGGAACAGGCGGGCCAGCTCCTCCGCGCGGCGCTGGCCGCGGCCGGCGAGGGTGCCGGGGTGCTCGTTGCCGTCCTCGTCCTCGCCGGTGTCGCCGGGGTACGGCTTCTCCGCATGCCGGATCACCATGACCAGGGCGTCCTGGGGGCCGGCCGCGGGGCCGGCGGCCGGGCGGGTGTCCTCCTGCGCCGAGCAGCCGGCCACGGCCAGCGGGGCGAGGGCGGCGGCCAGTACGGACCGGCGGCGCGGTCCCGACCCGGTGGAGGCATGGGGCATGGGGCCACTGTGTCCCATGGCCGGCCGCGCACCGGGCCGCGGCGCGGCGGGGGCGCCCCGGGTCAGCCGATCGGCGCAGGAGGCCGGCGGGCGGCGTCCGGAGCGGGCTGCCTCTCGTACGGGGAGGGCACCGGGAAGTACGCCTCCAGGAAGGCGGCGACCGCGCGCTGCTGGGCCTGCGGGGAGAGCTCGGTTCCGGCGTCGTCGGCCAGGCAGAAGGCGTCGAGGTCGCGGTGGTGGACCAGGTGGCCGAAGCGCTCGATCTCGCCGGCGTGGTCGGTGGAGACGTACTCGGCGGCCAGCTCCCCCTCCACCGCGTGGCCCTCGGCCAGGGCCAGGTGGACGGCCAGGGTGACGGGGGCGACGTCGGTGGCGCTGCGGAACACGGAGCGGCTGGTGGCGGTGAGCGCGCCGGGCACGCGCTCTTCGAGGTGGTCGAAGAGGGAACGGCTGAGGGGGTAGGGGGTGTGGGCCAGGATGCGCGGATAGGTGCGGCCGACGGCCGCTTCGACGGCGCGGCGGGTGGCCCGCTGGGAGGCCGTGAACACGTCGTCCGCCTCCGCCGACTCGGGAGAGCTGGGCGGCACGGCGCGGGTGTCGTGGAAGACCTTGGGCAGGCCGGAGGGGAGGAAGAAGTTCTGGGGGCGTTGGGGGCGGCCGAGGAAGATGTCGTCGTTGAAGTAGACGTAGTGCTCGGCCAGTCCGGGTATGCGGTGCAGCTGGGTCTCGATGGCGTGCGAGTTGAACACCGGGAGGGTGTCGGGCTCGGCGAACAGGTCGCGGTGGTGGACCACCGTGAGCCCGGGGTGCTCGTCGGCGAGCCAGTCGGGGACCTGGTCGTCGGTGACGAGGAAGACCTGCCGGACCCAGGGGGCGTGGGCGGCGATGGAGCGCAGGCAGTAGCGGAGTTCGCCGCGGTCGCGGTAGCGGTGCTCTCCCCGGTCGACGGCGGACGGTCCCGGGGACCCGTCCGGGGCCGTGGCGGCGGAGACGGCCTCCTCGCGGCGGCGGCGCCAGCGCGGATCGGAGGCGTCGACCCAGGTGACGACGGCGTCGATGGGGAAGTCGATGTCCTCGGGGAAGCGGCGGGCGAGGGCGTCGAGGACGGGGTAGTCGCGGTCGCCGATGCGGCGGGTGCCGGTGGCTGCCAGGGAGGGCACCCACCAGCCGAAGGGGGTTTCGCGCAGGGAGGCGACGCCGCCGGCGCCGGAGTCCGAGGCGTCCCAGAATTCGAGGTCGCAGCCGTGGTCGGAACCGAGGTGCAGGGTGCGCCCGGAGGTCACGACGGGCTGGTGGAGCCGGATGCCCTTGACCCGGGGTCCCGGTTCCGCGCTCCCGTCCTCGCGGACGGCCCCGCCGCCCTCCCCTCCGTCGCGGCCGTCCGCGTCCCCGACCGGACCCGCGTCGGTCCCGGCCGCGCCGGGGGGCCGCTCGGTGGCGGCGACGGCCGCGGGGAGGGATTCGGCGAGGACGGTGGAGAGGACCCCGCCGTCCCCGAGGAGTTCGGCGTAGACGGGACGGCCGCCGAAGGCTCCGGCGCAGGCCTTGAGGGCCGCGTCCCGGAAGCCGGGGGTGATCGCGATCCGGTGCACCAGGCCGCCGTCGGGGACCAGGCCGTAGTCGACGTCCGCCGCTTCGAGGGCCTCGGCGGCCGACCGCAGGTTCAGCGCCCGCAGGTCCGCGGGCAGCAGGTCGTCCCGTACGACGGTCAGCCGGCCCCGGTAGCGGACGACACCCTCGGTGGCGGCCAGTACGGTCAGCAGCTCGTCCTCGCGGCTCGGCGGCCGGGGAACGGTGGTGGTCGGAACGGCGGGACCGGCTCCCCTTCCCCGGCCGGGCCCGGGCTGGCGGGGGATGCCGGCCACCGGGCCCAGTACGCGGGCGAGGCGACGGAGGCCCGTCCAGTTCAGGCACCGTTTCAAGCCACTCATGCACACACCTCGGGCACCTCGGGATTTGCGGACGCGACAGGCCTCCTGCCGTTCCCGGCAGTCCCCCAAGAGCCAACGTCAGCATAAGCCGCGGTGAATGGGTGATGGCCGGGACTTACCTCTTCCTGCCCTTTCTCATCCGACTTTCACCTCATCCCAGCTCACGGGCCCGGCGGGGACCCGGCGGGGGCGGCGGACGGGGACGGGGACGGGCCGGCCCGGCCGGATGTGTCGACGCATCAGCGCGGGCCCTTGCGGAGGGCCCGGAGCCATTCCTTGTTCATCGCGGCGATCGAGGGCAGCGGGATGCCCTTGGGACAGGCGGTGGCGCACTCGCCGGTCAGGGTGCAGCCGCCGAACCCCTCCTCGTCCATGGCCGCCACCATGTCCAGGACCCGGGTCTCCCGCTCCGGCGAGCCCTGCGGGAGCACGTTCAGGTGGTTGACCTTGGCCGCGGTGAAGAGCATCGCGGAGCCGTTGGGGCAGGCCGCCACGCACGCCCCGCAGCCGATGCACTCGGCGTGCTCGAAGGCGTGGTCGGCGTCGGCCTTGGGCACGGCGGTGGCGTGCGCTTCCGGCGCGGCGCCGGTGGGGGCGGTGATGTAGCCGCCGGACTGGATGATCCGGTCGAAGGCGCCCCGGTCGACGACGAGGTCCTTGACCACCGGGAAGGCGGCCGCCCGCCAGGGCTCGACGTCGATCGTGTCGCCGTCCGCGAAGGACCGCATGTGCAGCTGGCAGGTGGTGGTGCGCTCCGGGCCGTGGGCGTCGCCGTTGATGACGAGGCTGCAGGCGCCGCAGATGCCCTCGCGGCAGTCGTGGTCGAAGGCGACCGGGTCCTCGCCGCGCAGGATGAGGTCCTCGTTGAGGGTGTCGAGCATCTCCAGGAAGGACATGTCCTGCGAGATGCCGTCGACCTCGTAGGAGGCCATGGCGCCGGGGGCGTCGGGGTTGCGCTGGCGCCAGACGCGCAGGTTGAGCTTCATGCGTAGCTCCGCTGGGTGGGGTGGACGTACTCGAAGACGAGGTCTTCCTTGTGCAGGACGGGGGCCGCGCCGGTGCGGCTGAACTCCCATGCCGCGGCGTACGAGAACTCCTCGTCGCGCCGCTCGGCCTCGCCGTCCGGTGTCTGTGACTCCTCGCGGAAGTGGCCGCCGCAGGATTCGGTGCGGTGGAGGGCGTCGAGGCACATCAGCTCGGCGAGCTCCAGGTAGTCGACGACGCGGTTGGCCTTCTCCAGCGACTGGTTGAACTCCTCGCCGCTTCCGGGGACCTTGATGCGGCGCCAGAACTCCGCGCGGATCTCCGGGAGCCGCTGGAGCGCCTTTCGCAGGCCGGGAGCGGTGCGGGCCATGCCGCAGTACTCCCACATGAGCTCGCCGATCTCGCGGTGGAAGGAGTCGGGGGTGCGGTCGCCGTCGACGGCGAGCAGCCGCGCGAGGCGCTCGCGGGTCTCGGCGACGGCGGCGACGGTCTCGGGGTGGTCGTCGCCGACGGCTTCGTGGTGGGGGTGGCGGGCCAGGTAGTCGTTGATGGTGGAGGGGAGCACGAAGTAGCCGTCGGCCAGGCCCTGCATCAGGGCGGAGGCGCCGAGGCGGTTGGCCCCGTGGTCGGAGAAGTTGGCCTCGCCGATGGCGAAGAGTCCCGGGACGGTGGTCTGGAGGTCGTAGTCGACCCACAGTCCGCCCATCGTGTAGTGGACGGCGGGATAGATCCTCATGGGGACCTCGTACGGGTTCTCCGCGGTGATCCGCTCGTACATGTCGAAGAGGTTGCCGTACTTCTCGGCGACCTTGTCCCGGCCCATGCGCCGGATGGCGTCGGCGAAGTCGAGGTAGACGCCCTGCCCGCCGGGGCCGACGCCGCGGCCCTCGTCGCACACGTTCTTGGCGGCGCGGGAGGCGATGTCGCGGGGGACGAGGTTGCCGAAGGACGGGTAGATCCGCTCCAGGTAGTAGTCCCGTTCGGCCTCGGGGATCTCGGCGGGCGGGCGGGTGT
Above is a window of Streptomyces subrutilus DNA encoding:
- a CDS encoding MsnO8 family LLM class oxidoreductase, encoding MIRTVSVLDRSRTLEGRSAASALRDTVGLARVAEDLGYHRFWVSEHHSVPGVAGSAPTVLAAAVAGATRRIRVGTGGVMLPNHQPMVVAEQFGVLEALFPGRIDMGLGRSVGFTDGIRRALGRGAGDADRFEEQLTELLGWFDGGQTAHPGVHARPAEGLDVPAFVLATGAGAAIAARAGLPVVLGDLRDRERLAGAADAYRAAFRPSARAAEPYVVVSGTVAVAATSHEARRILVPEAWALARSRTRGSFPPLRPAEEVEALEMSPKERELYEGALAGHVHGTEEEVAAQLSEVAALTGADELLVTASTYDRTALLDSYGRLARITGL
- a CDS encoding excinuclease ABC subunit UvrA, giving the protein MHQPAVQPPAPGPHAPGPRPHDPYVRVRGAREHNLRGVDVDVPRDALTVFTGVSGSGKSSLAFGTLYAEAQRRYFESVAPYARRLIHQVGAPKVDSVTGLPPAVSLEQRRSSPGSRSSVGTVTLLSNSLRMLYSRAGTYPPGAERLDSDAFSPNTAAGACPSCQGLGRIHRTTEHLMVPEPGLSIRQGAIAAWPGAWQGKNLRDVLEALGHDVDRPWRELPAKDREWILFTDEQPVVTVHPVRDADRIQRPYQGTYMSARRYVMRTYADSKSATLRARAETFLTDSPCPACAGRRLRPEALAVTFAGYGIADLAAMALTDLDAVLAEAPPSGEAGRVLAEDLRSRIGPVVELGLGYLGLDRTAPTLSAGELQRLRLATQLRSGLFGVVYVLDEPSAGLHPADAEALLGVLDRLKEAGNTVFVVEHHLDVVRHADWVVDVGPLAGEHGGEVLYSGPPAGLAGVARSATARHLFGSDGAGGAAEDGPAPGARPVREATGYVQLVGADRHNLRDVDVRFPLGVFTAVTGVSGSGKSTLVGEVLAREVGERLTEPGFPVRRLVEVDQKPIGRTPRSNLATYTGLFDVVRRLFAATPRARERGWKAGRFSFNVPGGRCETCQGEGFVSVELLFLPSTYAPCPDCGGARYNASTLEVRYAGLDIAEVLALTVESAAGFFAEVPAAARSLRALEEIGLGYLRLGQPATELSGGEAQRIKLATELQRLRRDHTLYVLDEPTTGLHPADVRVLLRQLHGLVDAGHTVVVVEHDMDVVAGADRVVDLGPGGGTAGGRIVAEGTPAEVAASGAGRTAAYLARALAARGGPAARADGRD
- a CDS encoding stealth family protein, coding for MSGLKRCLNWTGLRRLARVLGPVAGIPRQPGPGRGRGAGPAVPTTTVPRPPSREDELLTVLAATEGVVRYRGRLTVVRDDLLPADLRALNLRSAAEALEAADVDYGLVPDGGLVHRIAITPGFRDAALKACAGAFGGRPVYAELLGDGGVLSTVLAESLPAAVAATERPPGAAGTDAGPVGDADGRDGGEGGGAVREDGSAEPGPRVKGIRLHQPVVTSGRTLHLGSDHGCDLEFWDASDSGAGGVASLRETPFGWWVPSLAATGTRRIGDRDYPVLDALARRFPEDIDFPIDAVVTWVDASDPRWRRRREEAVSAATAPDGSPGPSAVDRGEHRYRDRGELRYCLRSIAAHAPWVRQVFLVTDDQVPDWLADEHPGLTVVHHRDLFAEPDTLPVFNSHAIETQLHRIPGLAEHYVYFNDDIFLGRPQRPQNFFLPSGLPKVFHDTRAVPPSSPESAEADDVFTASQRATRRAVEAAVGRTYPRILAHTPYPLSRSLFDHLEERVPGALTATSRSVFRSATDVAPVTLAVHLALAEGHAVEGELAAEYVSTDHAGEIERFGHLVHHRDLDAFCLADDAGTELSPQAQQRAVAAFLEAYFPVPSPYERQPAPDAARRPPAPIG
- a CDS encoding succinate dehydrogenase/fumarate reductase iron-sulfur subunit — translated: MKLNLRVWRQRNPDAPGAMASYEVDGISQDMSFLEMLDTLNEDLILRGEDPVAFDHDCREGICGACSLVINGDAHGPERTTTCQLHMRSFADGDTIDVEPWRAAAFPVVKDLVVDRGAFDRIIQSGGYITAPTGAAPEAHATAVPKADADHAFEHAECIGCGACVAACPNGSAMLFTAAKVNHLNVLPQGSPERETRVLDMVAAMDEEGFGGCTLTGECATACPKGIPLPSIAAMNKEWLRALRKGPR
- a CDS encoding fumarate reductase/succinate dehydrogenase flavoprotein subunit; this encodes MSPNDAPFADYTTGAPLTDTKAPDGPVADRWDRRRFEARLVNPANRRKHTVIVVGTGLAGGAAGATLAEQGYHVVQFCFSDSPRRAHSIAAQGGINAAKNYRNDGDSVHRLFYDTVKGGDFRARESNVHRLAQISVEIIDQCVAQGVPFAREYGGLLDTRSFGGVQVSRTFYARGQTGQQLLLGAYQALSRQIAAGAVEMHARTEMLDLIVVGGVARGIVARDLVTGEISSHFADAVVLASGGYGNVFYLSTNAMNSNATAVWRAHRRGAYFANPCFTQIHPTCIPRTGDHQSKLTLMSESLRNDGRIWVPKAHGDTRPPAEIPEAERDYYLERIYPSFGNLVPRDIASRAAKNVCDEGRGVGPGGQGVYLDFADAIRRMGRDKVAEKYGNLFDMYERITAENPYEVPMRIYPAVHYTMGGLWVDYDLQTTVPGLFAIGEANFSDHGANRLGASALMQGLADGYFVLPSTINDYLARHPHHEAVGDDHPETVAAVAETRERLARLLAVDGDRTPDSFHREIGELMWEYCGMARTAPGLRKALQRLPEIRAEFWRRIKVPGSGEEFNQSLEKANRVVDYLELAELMCLDALHRTESCGGHFREESQTPDGEAERRDEEFSYAAAWEFSRTGAAPVLHKEDLVFEYVHPTQRSYA